In Halorubrum sp. PV6, a single window of DNA contains:
- a CDS encoding PHP domain-containing protein — protein sequence MSRVTVSIDPHVHSDDSYDGHEPVELILEHAAEIGLDAVVITDHDVIGESKRAADIAAEYGLIGIPGVEVSTAHGHLLAIGVERMPPRREPYDETVAWIRDHGGVAIVPHPFQRSRHGVRERNIPLPNAHEDADDAVAEVDAIEVFNAWLFTGYRNRRSRRFAAKHGYPGIAASDAHHLEYVGRAYTEVEIEGRESVDAVTADDVLDAIRNGTTRVDGRRAPIRMAAKHYVGAAGRKSGYYARTGTVKSVSAARRGVTEALSTLSVAVSQGTHRAARVLSWVT from the coding sequence GTGTCCCGCGTCACCGTTAGTATCGACCCGCACGTCCACTCGGACGACAGCTACGACGGCCACGAGCCGGTCGAGCTCATCTTGGAACACGCCGCGGAGATCGGTCTCGACGCCGTCGTCATCACCGACCACGACGTCATCGGCGAGTCGAAGCGGGCGGCGGATATCGCGGCGGAGTACGGGCTGATCGGCATCCCCGGCGTGGAGGTGTCGACCGCGCACGGGCACCTGCTCGCCATCGGCGTCGAGCGCATGCCGCCGCGCCGGGAGCCGTACGACGAGACCGTCGCGTGGATCCGCGATCACGGCGGCGTCGCGATCGTTCCCCACCCCTTCCAGCGGTCGCGCCACGGCGTCCGCGAGCGGAACATCCCCCTGCCGAACGCCCACGAGGACGCGGACGATGCCGTCGCCGAGGTCGACGCCATCGAGGTGTTCAACGCGTGGCTGTTCACCGGCTACCGCAACCGTCGCTCGCGGCGGTTCGCGGCCAAACACGGCTATCCCGGAATCGCCGCGAGCGACGCCCACCACTTGGAGTACGTCGGACGCGCGTACACCGAGGTCGAAATCGAGGGCCGCGAGTCGGTCGACGCGGTCACGGCCGACGACGTCTTGGACGCGATCCGAAACGGCACGACGCGAGTCGACGGGCGGCGCGCGCCGATCCGGATGGCGGCGAAACACTACGTCGGCGCCGCCGGCCGCAAGTCCGGGTACTACGCGCGGACCGGCACGGTCAAAAGCGTGAGCGCCGCACGGCGCGGCGTGACGGAGGCGCTCTCGACGCTCAGCGTCGCCGTCTCCCAGGGCACGCACCGCGCCGCACGCGTCCTCTCGTGGGTGACGTGA
- the glp gene encoding gephyrin-like molybdotransferase Glp, with protein MSHDRREAGFKRRTRVADALATLLDAVDPHGRTESVPLADADGRVLAEPIDAPAPVPSYDRAAMDGYAVRAEDTFGASDRSPTVLRAVGTEADAIAPGEAARVHTGSAVPDGADAVVMIEQVETVGEEVEAFDAVAAGENVGEAGEDVADGQRLFKAGHALRPSDLGLLKSVGLDAVSAYEPTSVAVIPTGEELVQADPDPGEVIETNGLTVSRLVERWGGAARYRDVVTDDEDALAAAIEADLDADVVVTTGGSSVGERDLLPEVVDAVGEVLVHGVALKPGHPVCLGVADGTPIVSLPGYPVACIVNAAQFLRPVQRRVGGTSAPPFPTRRATLGRKIASEPGTRTFARVSLDEPGADDDEGGLPTAEPTRASGSGILSSVALADGWVVVPEPQEGLDAGAVVDVQLWEGSR; from the coding sequence ATGAGCCACGACAGACGCGAGGCCGGATTCAAACGGCGGACCCGCGTCGCGGACGCGCTGGCGACGCTGCTCGACGCGGTCGACCCCCACGGCCGAACCGAGTCGGTCCCGCTCGCCGACGCCGACGGCCGAGTCCTCGCCGAGCCGATAGACGCCCCGGCGCCCGTGCCGAGCTACGACCGCGCGGCGATGGACGGGTACGCCGTCCGCGCCGAGGACACCTTCGGCGCGTCCGACCGCTCGCCGACGGTGTTGCGGGCGGTCGGCACCGAGGCCGACGCGATAGCGCCCGGCGAGGCGGCGCGAGTCCACACGGGGAGCGCGGTCCCGGACGGCGCCGACGCGGTCGTGATGATAGAGCAGGTCGAGACCGTCGGCGAGGAGGTCGAGGCGTTCGACGCGGTGGCGGCCGGCGAGAACGTCGGCGAGGCGGGCGAGGACGTCGCCGACGGACAGCGCCTTTTTAAGGCCGGCCACGCCCTGCGCCCCTCGGACCTCGGTCTGCTGAAGTCGGTCGGCCTCGACGCCGTCTCCGCCTACGAGCCGACGAGCGTCGCCGTTATCCCGACCGGCGAGGAGTTGGTCCAGGCCGACCCCGATCCGGGCGAGGTCATCGAGACGAACGGGCTGACCGTCTCTCGGCTGGTCGAGCGGTGGGGCGGCGCGGCGCGCTACCGCGACGTGGTCACCGACGACGAGGACGCGCTCGCGGCCGCCATCGAGGCCGACCTCGACGCCGACGTGGTCGTCACCACGGGCGGGTCGTCGGTGGGCGAACGCGACCTGCTCCCGGAGGTCGTCGACGCCGTCGGCGAGGTGCTGGTCCACGGGGTCGCGCTGAAGCCGGGCCACCCGGTCTGTCTCGGCGTCGCCGACGGCACTCCCATCGTCTCGCTGCCGGGGTATCCCGTGGCGTGTATCGTCAACGCCGCGCAGTTCCTCCGGCCGGTGCAGCGTCGCGTCGGCGGGACGAGTGCGCCCCCGTTCCCGACGCGGCGGGCGACGCTCGGCCGAAAGATCGCGAGCGAGCCCGGAACGCGGACGTTCGCGCGCGTCTCGCTCGACGAGCCGGGGGCGGACGACGACGAGGGAGGGCTCCCGACCGCCGAGCCCACTCGCGCCAGCGGCTCCGGCATCCTCTCCAGCGTCGCGCTCGCCGACGGCTGGGTCGTCGTTCCGGAGCCGCAGGAGGGGCTCGACGCGGGTGCCGTCGTCGATGTACAGCTCTGGGAGGGGAGCCGATGA
- a CDS encoding molybdopterin biosynthesis protein, producing the protein MSDRKEFRDLATPAAAHAAIDDLDLAPPPETVALEDARGRVLAERIDAAIDVPGFDRASMDGYAVRARDTFGADEAAPAELDLIGSVHAGVTPAVTVEPGTCAEISTGAVMPDGADAVVMVERTDEVETADGETDRIAIRTAVAPGDHVMSAGTDIAAGARALGPGTRLTPREIGLLSALGVDEVPVRGRPRVGIVSTGDELVRPGEALDPSRGEIYDVNSTTIAAGVEEAGGEPVLYPHAGDDYAEMERLLRRAADECDLVLSSGSTSASAVDVIYRVIEERGDLLLHGVAVKPGKPMLVGRLDRGGSDAASESGRAGESAYVGLPGYPVSALTIFRTFVAPAIREAAGQPAPATATVEGRMAVGERYGEGRMRLMPVGLLAVEDGDPPLVYPVDKGSGATTSLVEADGVVPVDPDTEYLDRGERVSVQLFSPDVRPPTLLAVGEDDPALNRLLDRLDSPRYLTVGSREGLRRLRDGVPDAAVVAGPTAREVDAVDLGGWTREWGLVVPAGNPADVTGLADLVDGDRRFVNRPTDSGLRRAFDDALDDLAAERDASRADLTDRIDGYERTVRAFESPVRKVLAADADAGLGLRETAERLGCGFVSLGEQSVVVRAAPDRVEREAVGELAGALEALGAGGDDDPLRGLAGYSRNSRNEP; encoded by the coding sequence ATGAGCGACCGCAAGGAGTTCCGCGACCTCGCGACGCCGGCGGCGGCTCACGCGGCGATCGACGACCTCGATCTGGCGCCCCCACCCGAAACGGTCGCCCTCGAAGACGCCCGCGGTCGGGTGCTCGCGGAGCGGATCGACGCCGCCATCGACGTGCCGGGGTTCGACCGCGCCTCGATGGACGGGTACGCGGTCCGCGCCCGCGACACCTTCGGAGCGGACGAGGCCGCCCCCGCCGAACTCGATCTGATTGGCTCGGTCCACGCCGGGGTGACGCCCGCGGTGACCGTCGAGCCCGGAACGTGCGCCGAGATATCCACCGGCGCCGTGATGCCGGACGGCGCCGACGCGGTGGTGATGGTGGAGCGGACGGACGAGGTCGAGACGGCCGACGGTGAGACGGACCGAATCGCGATTCGGACCGCCGTCGCGCCGGGCGATCACGTGATGAGCGCAGGAACGGACATCGCGGCGGGCGCGCGAGCGCTCGGACCGGGAACGCGCCTGACACCGCGCGAAATCGGCCTGCTCTCGGCGCTCGGCGTCGACGAGGTGCCGGTCAGGGGGCGGCCGCGGGTCGGCATCGTCTCGACCGGCGACGAGTTGGTTCGCCCCGGCGAGGCGCTCGACCCCTCGCGCGGCGAGATATACGACGTGAACTCGACGACGATCGCGGCCGGCGTCGAGGAGGCGGGCGGCGAGCCGGTCCTCTACCCCCACGCCGGCGACGACTACGCGGAGATGGAGCGACTGCTCCGGCGGGCGGCGGACGAGTGCGACCTGGTGCTCTCGTCGGGGTCGACCTCGGCGAGCGCGGTCGACGTAATCTACCGCGTGATCGAGGAGCGCGGCGACCTGCTGCTCCACGGCGTCGCGGTCAAGCCCGGCAAGCCGATGCTCGTCGGGCGGCTCGACCGCGGCGGGAGCGACGCGGCGAGCGAGAGCGGCAGGGCGGGCGAGTCCGCGTACGTCGGGCTCCCCGGCTACCCCGTCTCGGCGCTCACCATCTTCCGGACCTTCGTCGCGCCGGCGATCCGCGAGGCGGCCGGGCAGCCGGCGCCCGCGACGGCGACCGTCGAGGGACGGATGGCGGTCGGCGAGCGCTACGGCGAGGGGCGCATGCGGCTGATGCCGGTCGGCCTGCTCGCGGTGGAAGACGGAGACCCCCCGCTCGTCTACCCGGTCGATAAGGGGTCAGGCGCGACGACGAGCCTCGTCGAGGCCGACGGCGTCGTCCCGGTCGACCCGGACACCGAGTACCTCGACCGCGGCGAGCGCGTCTCGGTCCAGCTGTTCTCGCCCGACGTCAGACCGCCTACCCTGCTTGCGGTCGGCGAGGACGACCCGGCGCTCAACCGCCTGCTCGACCGGCTGGACTCGCCCCGGTACCTCACGGTCGGCTCCCGCGAGGGGCTCCGCCGGCTCCGCGACGGCGTGCCGGACGCGGCGGTCGTCGCGGGCCCGACGGCGAGAGAGGTCGACGCCGTCGACCTCGGCGGCTGGACCCGCGAGTGGGGGCTGGTCGTCCCCGCGGGGAACCCGGCCGACGTGACGGGGCTGGCCGATCTGGTCGACGGCGACCGCCGCTTCGTCAACCGGCCCACCGACTCGGGGCTCCGGCGGGCGTTCGACGACGCGCTCGACGACCTCGCGGCCGAGCGGGACGCGTCGCGCGCCGACCTCACCGACCGGATCGACGGCTACGAGCGGACCGTCCGCGCGTTCGAGAGCCCGGTCAGGAAGGTGCTCGCCGCGGACGCCGACGCCGGCCTCGGCCTCCGCGAGACGGCCGAGCGCCTCGGCTGCGGGTTCGTGTCGCTCGGCGAGCAGTCGGTCGTCGTCCGCGCCGCGCCCGACCGCGTCGAGCGCGAGGCGGTCGGCGAACTGGCGGGCGCGCTGGAGGCGCTGGGAGCGGGCGGGGACGACGACCCGCTCCGCGGGCTGGCGGGCTACTCGCGGAACAGCCGGAACGAGCCCTGA
- a CDS encoding PaaI family thioesterase yields MDRSQVEAMEPLPQDAVDLVKRRIEDEHGYLSWLNTSVDVVERGRVVLSIPFDDKLTNSDGGTIHGGVAATLADTAGGLVQRTAFEDPVSGGVATVNLDANYLRPATGNLRAEATVVRSGGSIGVSDMTVTSSTNGDTAEVVVGQGSFRLFRE; encoded by the coding sequence ATGGACCGGAGTCAGGTCGAGGCGATGGAGCCGCTCCCGCAGGACGCGGTCGACCTCGTCAAGCGGCGGATCGAAGACGAACACGGCTACCTCTCGTGGCTGAACACGTCGGTCGACGTGGTCGAGCGCGGGCGCGTCGTCCTCTCTATCCCGTTCGACGACAAGTTGACGAACAGCGACGGCGGCACGATCCACGGCGGGGTGGCGGCGACGCTCGCCGACACGGCCGGCGGTCTCGTCCAGCGGACCGCCTTCGAGGACCCCGTCTCGGGCGGCGTGGCGACCGTGAACCTGGACGCGAACTACCTCCGCCCCGCGACCGGCAACCTCCGCGCGGAGGCGACCGTCGTCAGGTCGGGCGGGTCGATCGGCGTCAGCGACATGACGGTCACCAGCTCCACGAACGGCGACACCGCCGAGGTCGTGGTCGGTCAGGGCTCGTTCCGGCTGTTCCGCGAGTAG
- a CDS encoding histidine kinase N-terminal 7TM domain-containing protein has translation MSELGALPVQAYLAACLLAGAIGLWLGRVAWLDRDEPGTTEVALYLLCGGGISLLYAVRVAAASELAMVVALNLSTPLVAAVPGVWMAFVLAFSGHDQWRTENRTVALAVLPFVWVLAAWSSATHGLSRRSLSAVTEGPFTLLSFGPGVADAAFVLYAYGLCVAGILVVIDLYRRTGNRYRLQTFVILLGTLFPLLGGVVTLVDVGSYAHLAWYPTGLVVHGVFLYGTVFWLGTLDAAVVARDTAVEVIQDPVIVAGSDGRIRDLNPAAEALLSPDALGASLSDVFPRLEVGVEHPISIDDRQFDIQEDPITDPRGTDRGHVFLLRDVTERERRQTELERREAELERQNERLEDFAGVVSHDLRNPLAAATAAVELARYGDGDTEEALDRAANAHERMDDLIEGLLSLATAGKSVDSLDRVSLDGTTRRVWSRLETADATLSVGGSDVTALADGDRLEQLLSNLFRNAIEHAGDDVTVRVEIDRGDDGVTLRVADDGPGVPPEKRSQVTERGVSLGGGTGLGLAIVGDIAEAHGWSLSVGESEAGGAEFVISGIEPADD, from the coding sequence ATGAGTGAACTCGGTGCGCTGCCGGTGCAAGCGTACCTCGCAGCCTGCCTGCTCGCCGGCGCCATCGGGCTCTGGCTCGGCCGCGTCGCGTGGCTCGACCGCGACGAGCCGGGGACCACCGAGGTCGCGCTCTACCTGCTCTGTGGCGGCGGCATCTCGCTTTTATATGCCGTCCGCGTCGCCGCCGCGAGCGAACTGGCGATGGTGGTCGCGCTCAACCTCTCGACGCCGCTCGTCGCCGCCGTCCCCGGCGTCTGGATGGCGTTCGTGCTGGCGTTTTCCGGACACGACCAGTGGCGCACCGAGAACCGCACCGTCGCGCTCGCGGTGCTGCCCTTCGTCTGGGTGTTGGCCGCGTGGTCGAGCGCCACGCACGGGCTCTCGCGCCGGTCGCTCTCCGCCGTCACCGAAGGGCCGTTCACGCTGCTCTCCTTCGGCCCCGGCGTCGCGGACGCGGCGTTCGTGCTGTACGCCTACGGGCTCTGCGTCGCCGGCATCTTGGTCGTGATCGACCTGTACCGCCGGACCGGGAACCGCTACCGCCTCCAGACGTTCGTCATCCTGCTCGGCACGCTGTTCCCGCTCCTCGGCGGCGTCGTCACGCTCGTCGACGTGGGGAGTTACGCGCACCTCGCGTGGTATCCGACGGGGCTCGTCGTCCACGGGGTCTTTTTATACGGCACCGTCTTCTGGCTCGGAACGCTCGACGCCGCCGTCGTCGCGCGCGACACGGCGGTCGAGGTGATCCAGGACCCCGTCATCGTCGCCGGGTCGGACGGCCGGATCCGCGATCTGAACCCGGCGGCGGAAGCGCTGCTCTCGCCCGACGCGCTCGGCGCGTCGCTCTCCGACGTGTTCCCGCGGCTGGAGGTCGGCGTGGAACACCCGATATCGATCGACGACCGCCAGTTCGACATCCAGGAGGACCCGATCACGGACCCCCGCGGCACCGACCGGGGACACGTGTTCCTGCTCCGCGACGTGACCGAACGCGAGCGCCGGCAGACGGAACTGGAGCGCCGCGAGGCCGAACTGGAGCGGCAGAACGAGCGGCTCGAAGACTTCGCCGGCGTCGTCTCACACGACCTCCGGAACCCGCTCGCCGCGGCGACGGCGGCGGTGGAGCTCGCCCGTTACGGCGACGGCGACACCGAGGAGGCGCTCGACCGCGCCGCGAACGCCCACGAGCGGATGGACGACCTGATCGAGGGGCTGCTGTCGCTGGCGACCGCCGGCAAGTCGGTCGACTCGCTCGACCGCGTTTCGCTCGACGGCACGACCAGGCGGGTCTGGTCACGCCTCGAGACCGCGGACGCGACGCTGTCGGTCGGCGGGTCGGACGTCACGGCGCTCGCGGACGGCGACCGGCTCGAACAGCTCCTCTCGAACCTGTTCCGGAACGCGATCGAACACGCCGGCGACGACGTGACGGTGCGGGTCGAGATTGACCGCGGCGACGACGGGGTCACCCTCCGTGTCGCCGACGACGGTCCCGGCGTCCCGCCGGAGAAGCGCTCGCAGGTGACCGAACGCGGCGTGTCGCTCGGGGGCGGGACCGGGCTCGGACTCGCCATCGTCGGCGACATCGCCGAGGCGCACGGGTGGTCGCTGTCGGTCGGAGAGTCCGAGGCCGGGGGCGCCGAGTTCGTGATCTCGGGGATCGAGCCGGCGGACGACTGA
- a CDS encoding lipoate--protein ligase family protein: MHVVRGRDPRPAVDREHTAALLANAGDGEPGVRVWTPVRQVAFGRRDARESGFRRATAAAAERGFATIERDVGGRAVAYPGDTLAFAHALPLGDGRDRGSISERYELATETVRDALRGLGADVTVGEPPASFCPGDHSIRVASGGKVAGIAQRVRGDAALVAGCVIVTRADASDIAEVTAAIYDALDVSFDPETVGSIAGAGGPESPQRVARALEAAFLDGPWGDGDPRVTRIDPDG, from the coding sequence ATGCACGTGGTCAGAGGGCGCGACCCGCGGCCCGCGGTCGACCGCGAACACACGGCGGCGCTGCTCGCGAACGCGGGCGACGGCGAACCGGGGGTCCGGGTGTGGACGCCCGTTCGACAGGTCGCCTTCGGCCGGCGAGACGCCCGCGAGTCGGGGTTCAGGCGGGCGACGGCGGCCGCCGCGGAGCGCGGGTTCGCGACGATAGAGCGCGACGTCGGCGGGCGGGCCGTCGCCTACCCCGGCGACACGCTCGCGTTCGCGCACGCGCTCCCGCTCGGCGACGGCCGGGACCGCGGGTCGATATCGGAGCGCTACGAACTCGCGACCGAGACCGTCCGCGACGCGTTGCGGGGGCTCGGCGCCGACGTGACGGTCGGCGAGCCGCCGGCGTCGTTCTGTCCCGGCGACCACTCGATCCGGGTCGCTAGCGGCGGAAAGGTCGCGGGGATCGCCCAGCGCGTTCGCGGTGACGCCGCGCTCGTGGCGGGGTGTGTGATCGTCACGCGAGCCGACGCGAGCGACATCGCCGAGGTCACCGCCGCGATATACGACGCGCTCGACGTGTCGTTCGACCCGGAGACGGTCGGGAGCATCGCCGGCGCCGGCGGCCCCGAATCCCCGCAGCGCGTGGCACGGGCGCTGGAGGCGGCGTTTCTCGACGGACCCTGGGGCGACGGCGATCCGCGGGTGACCCGGATCGACCCGGACGGTTGA
- a CDS encoding 30S ribosomal protein S6e, whose protein sequence is MAEFKVVIADPETGETFQREVDGQDANRFLGREIGDEIGGDAVGLSEHTVAITGGSDETGRPMREDVSGTRLKELLLEGGVGFEPSREGERKRITVRGREIDDDVAQINVSVVEGDDVAAALGEGDDADEE, encoded by the coding sequence ATGGCCGAATTCAAAGTCGTCATCGCCGACCCCGAGACCGGCGAGACGTTCCAGCGAGAGGTCGACGGACAGGACGCAAACCGATTCCTCGGTCGCGAGATCGGCGACGAGATCGGCGGCGACGCCGTCGGGCTCTCCGAGCACACGGTCGCCATCACCGGCGGCTCCGACGAGACCGGGCGCCCGATGCGCGAGGACGTCTCCGGCACGCGCCTGAAGGAACTCCTCTTGGAGGGTGGCGTCGGCTTCGAGCCGTCCCGCGAAGGCGAGCGCAAGCGCATCACCGTCCGCGGCCGCGAAATCGACGACGACGTGGCGCAGATCAACGTCTCGGTCGTCGAGGGCGACGACGTCGCCGCCGCGCTCGGCGAAGGCGACGACGCCGACGAGGAGTAA
- a CDS encoding Lrp/AsnC family transcriptional regulator, with amino-acid sequence MQEVDADLTALDRGIINAFQGGFPVVERPFEPAAAALRERGVDVTGPELCDRVRELDEEGILSRFGALVNAEEIGGAASLVAMHAPPDRYEEVAETVNEFTAVAHNYEREHPHLNMWFVVSVADHPDPDKDGTDRVEEVLADIEAATGQETYNLPKVQEFHVGAKFLLDGPVPEGDVDLSDLGPEVTPSSRETLTPEERDLVVEIQGGLPITETPYADVAAAIGADADWVIETIKRFNAEGKVRRVGVIPNHYALGYTENGMTVWNVPEDALAEVGPAVASLEFVTHCYERPRHEGVWEYNFFAMTHGRTEAESERRIAEVKALMDEYWTVGEDDWDTLFSTRILKKTGIRIADRADSNTA; translated from the coding sequence ATGCAAGAGGTCGACGCGGATCTGACGGCGCTCGACCGCGGGATCATCAACGCCTTCCAGGGCGGGTTCCCCGTCGTCGAGCGCCCGTTCGAACCGGCCGCGGCCGCGCTCCGCGAGCGCGGGGTCGACGTGACCGGCCCGGAACTGTGCGATCGCGTGCGCGAACTCGACGAGGAAGGGATCCTCTCGCGGTTCGGCGCGCTCGTCAACGCCGAAGAGATCGGCGGTGCGGCGTCGCTCGTCGCGATGCACGCCCCGCCGGACCGGTACGAGGAGGTCGCGGAGACGGTAAACGAGTTCACCGCGGTCGCGCACAACTACGAGCGCGAGCACCCGCACCTCAACATGTGGTTCGTGGTGAGCGTCGCCGACCACCCGGACCCGGACAAAGACGGGACCGACCGCGTCGAGGAGGTCCTCGCGGACATCGAGGCGGCGACCGGACAGGAGACGTACAACCTCCCGAAGGTCCAGGAGTTCCACGTCGGCGCGAAGTTCCTCCTCGACGGCCCCGTCCCCGAGGGCGACGTCGACCTGTCGGATCTCGGCCCCGAAGTGACGCCGAGCAGTCGGGAGACGCTCACGCCGGAGGAGCGCGACCTGGTCGTGGAGATTCAGGGCGGGCTTCCGATCACCGAGACGCCGTACGCCGACGTGGCGGCCGCGATCGGTGCCGACGCCGACTGGGTGATCGAGACGATAAAGCGGTTCAACGCGGAGGGGAAGGTGCGACGCGTCGGCGTCATCCCGAACCACTACGCCCTCGGCTACACGGAGAACGGGATGACCGTCTGGAACGTCCCGGAAGACGCCTTAGCCGAGGTCGGCCCGGCGGTCGCGAGCCTCGAGTTCGTCACCCACTGCTACGAGCGCCCCCGGCACGAGGGCGTCTGGGAGTACAACTTCTTCGCGATGACCCACGGGCGGACGGAGGCCGAAAGCGAGCGGCGGATCGCGGAGGTCAAAGCGCTGATGGACGAGTACTGGACCGTCGGCGAGGACGACTGGGACACGCTGTTCTCGACCCGGATCTTAAAGAAGACCGGCATCCGCATCGCCGACCGCGCGGACAGCAACACGGCGTGA